One genomic region from Thermoleptolyngbya sichuanensis A183 encodes:
- a CDS encoding DUF2330 domain-containing protein: protein MRSFRVWAIALIAFLLTFTVSSKALAFCGFYVAKADAKLYNQASQVAIARSGNRTVLTMANDYQGDVKNFAMVVPVPVILQREQVQIADSRIIERLDSFSAPRLVEYFDPDPCAPPIFWNRPMAAPAMESAAPGRAGRSNQALGVTIEERFTVGEYDILILSARESDGLETWLVQNGYRIPQGARDLLRPYIRQQMKFFVAKVNLEEYENSGYQALRPLQMTYESPRFMLPLRLGMVNAESSQDLLVYILSPEGQAEVSNYRTVKVPSDAEIPVYVKDEFSAFYKAMFQTSYTREGRNVAFLEYAWDMGSCDPCSAEPLSPEELRQAGVFWTRPEMPNNVFITRLHVRYTRDKFPEDLIFQQTNNRSLFQGRYILRHPYTGEMACEAGRQYRRSLRQRFEQEAQTLARLTGWNIRDIRDKLPQIRAEQFPALPLVARLQQLMGRVMER, encoded by the coding sequence TTGCGGTCTTTTCGAGTGTGGGCGATCGCCCTCATAGCATTCTTGCTCACGTTCACAGTTTCATCCAAAGCACTGGCATTTTGCGGGTTTTATGTGGCAAAAGCCGATGCGAAGCTGTATAACCAGGCTTCTCAGGTGGCGATCGCCCGCAGTGGAAATCGCACGGTTCTCACGATGGCCAATGACTACCAGGGTGATGTCAAAAACTTTGCAATGGTTGTTCCAGTTCCCGTGATCTTGCAGCGCGAACAGGTGCAAATAGCCGATTCACGGATCATCGAGCGGCTCGATTCGTTTAGCGCACCGAGATTGGTGGAATACTTTGACCCTGATCCGTGCGCTCCGCCCATCTTCTGGAACCGCCCAATGGCCGCTCCGGCGATGGAAAGCGCCGCTCCTGGTCGGGCTGGACGCAGCAATCAGGCGCTAGGGGTGACGATAGAAGAACGGTTCACCGTCGGCGAGTACGATATTTTGATTCTCAGCGCCCGCGAGTCTGATGGATTGGAAACCTGGTTGGTGCAAAATGGCTACCGCATTCCCCAGGGTGCGCGAGACCTGCTGCGTCCCTACATTCGCCAGCAGATGAAGTTCTTTGTAGCAAAGGTGAATCTGGAGGAATACGAAAATTCGGGCTATCAGGCGTTGCGACCCCTGCAAATGACCTACGAATCGCCCCGATTTATGCTGCCGCTGCGGTTGGGCATGGTCAACGCAGAAAGTTCTCAGGATTTGCTGGTCTACATTTTGTCGCCGGAAGGGCAGGCAGAAGTCAGCAACTATCGCACGGTGAAGGTGCCGTCGGATGCAGAAATTCCGGTATACGTGAAGGACGAGTTTAGCGCCTTTTACAAAGCCATGTTCCAGACCAGCTACACTCGCGAGGGGCGCAATGTGGCGTTTTTGGAATATGCCTGGGATATGGGAAGCTGCGACCCCTGCTCGGCGGAGCCGCTGTCGCCAGAGGAACTGCGGCAGGCGGGGGTGTTTTGGACGCGCCCGGAGATGCCCAATAACGTATTCATCACGCGGCTGCATGTGCGCTATACCCGCGATAAGTTTCCGGAAGACCTGATTTTTCAGCAGACCAACAACCGCAGCCTATTTCAGGGGCGCTATATCCTACGGCATCCCTATACGGGCGAGATGGCGTGTGAGGCAGGGCGGCAATATCGGCGATCGCTCCGGCAGCGCTTCGAGCAAGAAGCCCAAACCCTGGCCCGACTCACGGGTTGGAATATCCGCGACATCCGCGATAAGTTACCCCAGATTCGGGCTGAGCAATTTCCGGCGTTGCCGTTGGTCGCACGATTGCAA
- a CDS encoding RnfABCDGE type electron transport complex subunit D yields the protein MVQDARLYQIGFLALFLLLGAGTRDWSLNPVVVLSAIATCLITQALCGAVFYPSDSLDPETEDPETEDPATETANHANHTGDFWGAIALRCRNPKILSSLPSALVTGLGMSLLLRVDHPLTMALAVIGAIASKFVLRLRGGHVFNPGNFGIVMALLWSGDAWVSPGQWGESGWYGLLFLGAGGLVLQKVGRWDTSAAFLGSYAVLEAVRNLWLGWTWDVWAHRLMSGSLLVFALFMITDPRTIPNSRTGRLIWAGAIALLTFILRNVFFLSTAPFWALFALAPLSLLLDWLLPAARFEWSQSALRLPFSPRLASRQKYVPE from the coding sequence ATGGTACAGGACGCGAGGCTTTATCAAATTGGCTTTTTGGCGCTGTTTTTGCTGTTGGGGGCGGGCACGCGGGACTGGTCGCTGAACCCGGTTGTGGTGCTGTCGGCGATCGCCACTTGCCTCATCACCCAGGCACTTTGCGGAGCCGTATTTTATCCATCAGATTCATTAGATCCAGAGACAGAAGATCCAGAAACAGAAGATCCAGCGACAGAAACAGCAAATCACGCAAATCACACAGGCGACTTCTGGGGGGCGATCGCCCTGCGGTGTCGCAATCCCAAAATTCTCTCCAGTCTGCCCAGTGCGCTGGTGACGGGGCTGGGAATGAGCCTGCTGCTGCGAGTCGATCATCCGCTGACAATGGCGCTGGCGGTGATAGGGGCGATCGCCAGCAAGTTTGTGCTGCGGCTACGGGGCGGGCATGTGTTTAATCCCGGCAATTTTGGCATTGTCATGGCGCTGCTGTGGTCGGGTGATGCGTGGGTTTCGCCGGGGCAGTGGGGCGAAAGCGGCTGGTATGGACTGCTGTTTTTGGGGGCGGGTGGGCTGGTGCTGCAAAAGGTGGGGCGCTGGGACACGTCGGCAGCGTTTCTCGGCAGCTATGCGGTGCTGGAGGCAGTGCGGAACCTGTGGCTGGGCTGGACGTGGGACGTATGGGCGCATCGGCTGATGAGCGGCTCGCTGCTGGTCTTTGCGCTGTTTATGATTACCGACCCGCGCACAATTCCCAATTCCCGCACCGGACGGCTGATCTGGGCAGGGGCGATCGCGCTTCTTACCTTTATATTGCGGAATGTCTTCTTTCTCTCCACGGCTCCCTTTTGGGCCCTGTTTGCCCTGGCTCCGCTGAGTCTGCTGCTGGACTGGCTGCTGCCTGCCGCCCGGTTCGAGTGGTCGCAGTCGGCGCTGCGGCTCCCGTTTTCTCCCCGACTTGCATCTCGACAAAAATACGTTCCTGAATAG
- the def gene encoding peptide deformylase has translation MTQTHPSSNSRRLEILQLGNPRLRDTAQAIASSSDPALQALIDQLLVTMHASNGVGIAAPQVGQPICLVIVASRPNPRYPDAPEMEPVPMLNPRLLSHSDETVKGWEGCLSVPGIRGLVPRYREIEVEYGDRHGNLRRQVFTDFVARIVQHEVDHLNGLVFVDRVETTRDLITEQEYQKLLS, from the coding sequence ATGACCCAAACTCACCCCTCCTCAAACTCCCGCCGCTTAGAAATCTTGCAGTTGGGCAATCCCAGGTTGAGAGACACAGCGCAGGCGATCGCCTCTTCCAGTGATCCTGCCCTGCAAGCCCTCATCGATCAGCTCTTGGTCACGATGCACGCATCAAACGGCGTGGGCATCGCTGCGCCCCAAGTCGGTCAGCCCATTTGTCTGGTCATCGTCGCGTCGCGCCCAAACCCGCGCTACCCCGATGCGCCAGAGATGGAGCCTGTGCCTATGCTGAACCCGCGCCTGCTGAGCCATTCCGACGAAACGGTAAAAGGCTGGGAGGGCTGCCTCAGCGTGCCAGGGATTCGCGGCCTCGTGCCCCGCTATCGAGAAATCGAGGTGGAATATGGCGATCGCCACGGCAATCTGCGCCGTCAGGTCTTTACCGATTTCGTCGCCCGCATTGTCCAGCACGAAGTCGATCACTTAAATGGTCTGGTGTTTGTCGATCGCGTGGAAACGACCCGTGACCTGATCACCGAGCAAGAATACCAAAAGCTGCTGTCGTAG
- a CDS encoding M48 family metalloprotease → MSSLLHRLWLCSLLAIPLSLAEALVEGAIAAQPNAPGALGPVASVSVAPVSEVVASDGISAPDWLGSPVTEASADPPSMLPVASADLANASSAWVLEEFGATAEISPIAEVLLGAVDEPAVAGERVDPIEANPGPAPTLNTADEPSAEPHPELDTLTERVEPVVTEPVVTEPVVTEPVAGPVAEPVIAPAIAAPEPSAAPIDPAVALELLREGDALWQMGLRREAEARYRLAKAPFDEVDVVEVPPLVTEPEALPPEGQVYWREAEAGRSQNSRPRMESALRLLTQQYPEFMLGHLRYAEVLAAGDRSNEALAVLERAVGLYPDSAELVQARVGALATNGQLVEAAIAARQFALMYPDDPAAAAFEALAAQHARTFRNRLERDLRAGAIANLLTGALGFALTGNLFGPISSIQTGIALLRGEENVGEAIARRAARQLPLIQDEAVNAYVNNIGQRLAAMTGRSEFEYEFFIIRDRSLNAFALPGGKIFINAGAILKARSEAELAGLIAHELAHTSLSHGFQLAVDANTLGNAFQLIPYGGYAANLLYFNYSRDMERQADAFGTRLLSSAGYAADGLHGLMVTLAKQERQVAPFEWLSTHPDTHERQRNIERQIRQNGYNRYAYEGIDRHAAMRLRVQTELGLTRLRKPTAERRPNR, encoded by the coding sequence ATGTCCTCTCTTCTCCATCGTCTTTGGTTATGCAGCCTTTTGGCGATCCCGCTGTCCCTAGCAGAAGCGCTGGTGGAGGGGGCGATCGCCGCCCAGCCCAATGCGCCCGGTGCGTTGGGGCCAGTTGCGTCCGTTTCAGTCGCGCCTGTTTCAGAGGTTGTAGCGTCCGACGGTATCTCAGCGCCCGATTGGCTAGGGTCGCCCGTCACCGAAGCCTCGGCAGATCCTCCGTCGATGTTGCCCGTGGCCTCAGCAGACCTCGCCAATGCCTCATCGGCTTGGGTGCTAGAAGAATTTGGAGCAACCGCCGAAATTTCTCCCATTGCTGAAGTTCTGCTGGGAGCGGTGGATGAGCCTGCTGTGGCGGGAGAACGGGTTGACCCGATAGAGGCGAACCCAGGCCCTGCGCCAACCCTGAACACAGCCGATGAGCCATCTGCGGAGCCGCACCCTGAACTGGATACGCTGACGGAGCGAGTCGAGCCAGTCGTCACGGAGCCAGTCGTCACGGAGCCAGTCGTTACGGAGCCAGTCGCCGGGCCAGTCGCCGAGCCAGTCATTGCGCCAGCGATCGCCGCACCGGAACCCAGTGCTGCCCCGATCGACCCGGCGGTAGCGCTGGAACTGCTGCGAGAGGGGGATGCGCTGTGGCAGATGGGCCTGCGGCGCGAGGCGGAAGCCCGCTATCGGCTGGCAAAAGCGCCGTTTGATGAAGTGGATGTCGTCGAAGTGCCCCCGCTGGTCACCGAGCCAGAGGCGTTGCCGCCCGAAGGACAGGTCTACTGGCGCGAGGCAGAGGCGGGGCGATCGCAGAATTCTCGTCCGCGCATGGAGTCTGCCCTGCGGCTCTTGACTCAGCAGTATCCAGAGTTCATGTTGGGGCATCTGCGCTATGCCGAGGTGCTGGCGGCAGGCGATCGCTCGAACGAGGCGCTGGCGGTGCTGGAGCGGGCAGTGGGGCTATATCCCGACTCGGCAGAACTGGTGCAGGCACGGGTGGGGGCCCTGGCAACCAACGGGCAACTGGTGGAAGCGGCGATCGCGGCGCGGCAGTTTGCCCTGATGTATCCCGATGACCCGGCGGCGGCGGCGTTTGAAGCGCTGGCGGCTCAGCACGCCAGAACCTTCCGCAATCGGCTGGAGCGCGATTTGCGAGCCGGGGCGATCGCCAACTTGCTGACTGGGGCGCTGGGCTTTGCGCTGACGGGCAACCTGTTTGGCCCCATCTCTTCAATTCAGACCGGAATCGCGCTGCTGCGGGGCGAAGAGAACGTGGGAGAGGCGATCGCCCGTCGTGCCGCCCGCCAGTTGCCGCTCATTCAGGATGAAGCGGTGAATGCCTACGTCAACAACATTGGGCAGCGCCTCGCCGCGATGACGGGGCGGTCGGAATTTGAGTACGAGTTTTTCATTATCCGCGATCGCAGCCTCAACGCCTTTGCACTGCCGGGCGGCAAAATCTTCATCAACGCAGGCGCAATCCTGAAAGCCCGATCAGAAGCAGAGCTAGCCGGACTGATCGCCCACGAACTCGCCCACACCTCCCTCTCGCATGGCTTCCAGCTTGCGGTCGATGCCAACACCCTAGGCAACGCCTTCCAGCTCATTCCCTATGGCGGCTATGCGGCAAACCTGCTCTATTTCAACTACAGCCGCGACATGGAGCGCCAGGCCGATGCCTTTGGGACGCGACTGCTGTCCTCGGCAGGCTACGCAGCGGACGGGCTGCACGGGCTGATGGTAACGCTGGCAAAACAAGAGCGGCAAGTCGCCCCCTTTGAGTGGCTTTCTACCCACCCCGATACCCATGAGCGACAGCGCAACATCGAGCGACAAATCCGCCAGAACGGATATAACCGCTACGCCTACGAGGGCATCGATCGCCACGCCGCCATGCGCCTGCGGGTGCAGACCGAACTGGGGCTGACGCGCCTCCGCAAGCCCACCGCCGAGCGCCGTCCCAATCGCTAG